In the Pirellulales bacterium genome, one interval contains:
- a CDS encoding ABC transporter substrate-binding protein/permease, with the protein MPGDSGKRGCCRFSRLLVLFLSTLLVGITCQAWAADDAEAVNARLRERLADGVLHWGGDAEGGAPYQLRDPKDPARVIGFEVDLADALAEVLTRRLGKPITAEFVQYQWESLELGLLISKDFDCIISGYEITPVRKQAMLFTRPYYVYAEQLVVRHDDRRIHNLEDCRNFAVGTLAGSAAERLLNETGVREVVAFDGQVEPYLDLELGRLDAVLLDSIIALYYASSNAKLQYAGEPSHPGVYAIACRPEDADLSQALDEGLAELIRNGRLQTILRRWHLWNRDQAALAEGPNVVEHLRGMGFDADRQPLDPDAPAPADAVDIHVIAASAQMWTLDEYGRQLVKAAGMTVFLTVCSMATAVVLALPICLLRLYGPKLGQWFALGYVEFFRGIPLLLLLFVLYFGLPHYGIHLDAIGTAILGFGLNYAAYEAEIYRSAITSVPVGQWEAGRALGMTEATTFRRIIMPQALQTALGPMTNDFVALFKDTSLVSVIAVRELTKEYMILSRSSLKFFELGLLTAVLYLCMSVPLGYLSRYLERRFKSVR; encoded by the coding sequence ATGCCGGGTGATTCTGGAAAACGCGGCTGCTGTCGATTCTCGCGATTGCTGGTCCTGTTTCTTTCGACCCTGCTGGTCGGTATCACTTGCCAGGCATGGGCTGCGGACGATGCCGAGGCCGTTAACGCCCGTCTGCGCGAGCGGCTGGCGGACGGCGTTCTGCACTGGGGTGGTGATGCTGAAGGGGGCGCCCCGTACCAGCTTCGCGATCCCAAGGATCCGGCCCGGGTAATCGGCTTCGAAGTCGACCTGGCCGATGCCCTGGCCGAGGTTCTGACTCGCCGGCTGGGCAAGCCAATCACGGCCGAGTTCGTGCAGTATCAGTGGGAAAGCCTCGAGCTGGGATTACTGATCTCGAAAGACTTCGACTGCATTATCAGCGGATACGAAATCACGCCGGTGCGCAAGCAGGCGATGCTTTTTACGCGCCCCTATTACGTCTATGCCGAACAACTGGTCGTCCGGCATGACGACCGGCGGATTCACAATCTCGAGGATTGCCGTAACTTCGCGGTGGGCACCCTGGCCGGTAGCGCCGCCGAGCGGCTGCTCAACGAAACCGGCGTCCGCGAAGTGGTGGCCTTTGACGGACAGGTCGAGCCGTATCTGGACCTCGAACTTGGCCGATTGGACGCGGTGCTGTTGGATTCGATCATCGCGCTCTACTACGCCAGTTCCAATGCCAAGTTGCAATACGCGGGCGAGCCGAGCCATCCGGGCGTCTATGCGATTGCCTGCCGGCCCGAGGATGCGGATTTGAGCCAGGCCCTAGACGAAGGGCTGGCCGAACTGATTCGCAACGGGCGTTTGCAGACAATCCTCAGGCGGTGGCATCTCTGGAATCGGGACCAGGCCGCGCTGGCCGAGGGGCCTAACGTCGTCGAGCATCTGCGCGGCATGGGCTTTGACGCTGACCGGCAGCCGCTCGATCCTGACGCGCCGGCGCCGGCCGATGCCGTTGATATTCACGTCATTGCGGCGTCAGCTCAGATGTGGACGCTCGACGAATATGGCCGGCAATTGGTCAAAGCCGCCGGCATGACCGTGTTTCTGACCGTCTGCAGCATGGCCACAGCCGTTGTGCTCGCGCTACCGATTTGCCTGCTGAGGCTGTACGGTCCCAAGCTGGGTCAGTGGTTTGCCCTGGGCTACGTCGAGTTTTTTCGCGGCATCCCGCTGCTACTGTTGCTGTTTGTTTTGTATTTCGGTTTGCCGCATTACGGCATACACCTGGATGCGATCGGCACTGCGATCCTGGGTTTCGGCCTGAATTATGCCGCTTACGAGGCCGAGATTTACCGTAGCGCGATCACGTCAGTGCCGGTCGGCCAGTGGGAGGCGGGGCGGGCCCTGGGCATGACCGAGGCCACTACGTTTCGCCGCATCATCATGCCGCAGGCGCTGCAAACGGCGCTGGGCCCGATGACGAACGACTTTGTCGCCTTGTTCAAGGATACCAGCCTGGTCAGTGTGATCGCGGTGCGCGAGCTGACGAAGGAATACATGATTCTGTCGCGATCGAGCCTGAAGTTTTTTGAGCTTGGATTGCTCACGGCGGTACTTTACTTGTGCATGTCGGTGCCGCTGGGTTACCTGTCGCGCTACCTGGAGCGGCGTTTTAAGTCGGTCCGCTAG
- a CDS encoding metalloregulator ArsR/SmtB family transcription factor, with translation MKSTTKRPATSTLIAFDALEKAAECLKILAHAHRLRIVQLLLRDRYTVGELAESCGIASHMASEHLRLMQRCGLLHSEKEGRKTYYQIAEPHLADIMACVEARFG, from the coding sequence ATGAAATCCACGACCAAGCGTCCGGCAACTTCAACACTCATCGCATTCGATGCGCTTGAGAAGGCGGCAGAATGCCTCAAGATCCTGGCGCATGCTCACCGCTTGCGGATTGTGCAGCTGCTTTTGCGAGATCGATACACGGTTGGGGAACTTGCCGAGTCGTGTGGCATTGCTAGCCACATGGCGTCTGAACATCTGCGATTGATGCAACGCTGTGGACTTCTTCATAGCGAAAAGGAAGGGCGAAAGACGTATTACCAGATTGCTGAGCCGCATCTGGCGGACATCATGGCTTGCGTCGAGGCACGCTTTGGTTAG
- a CDS encoding nucleotide sugar dehydrogenase, with product MTSLETAIREKTARVGVVGLGYVGLPLIRAFVAAGYRTLGFDVDQRKVDRLKAGESYIKHIPSSWIRECLSGGRFEPTADMRRLSEADAVLICVPTPLNESRDPDLLYVEETAKSIAAVLRPGQLVVLESTTYPGTTRDVVLPILAKSGLKVGKDYFLAYSPEREDPGNPDYGASGIPKVVGGMDPTSAKLTEMLYSQAVVRIVPVSSCEVAEACKILENTYRAVNIALVNELKMLYDRMGIDVWEVIEAAKTKPFGFQAFYPGPGLGGHCIPIDPFYLSWVARKHGLPTQFIELAGQINTSMPRYVIDRVARELNDRGKPVKGSKICLLGVAYKKDVDDPRESPSFELMDLLRERGAVLSYNDPHVPRLPKMRHRESEDLASQELTPQFLAAQDCVLIATDHSDYKYDDIVRHSSLIIDTRNATKGVRENREKIVKT from the coding sequence ATGACCTCACTCGAAACCGCCATTCGTGAGAAGACCGCCCGCGTCGGCGTGGTCGGCTTGGGATACGTCGGGTTGCCGTTGATTCGCGCCTTCGTGGCCGCGGGCTACCGAACGCTGGGCTTCGACGTCGATCAGCGCAAGGTCGATCGTCTCAAGGCCGGCGAGAGCTACATCAAGCACATTCCCTCGTCGTGGATTCGTGAATGCTTAAGCGGCGGACGCTTCGAGCCGACAGCCGATATGCGCCGCTTGTCGGAAGCTGACGCCGTGTTGATCTGCGTCCCCACACCGCTCAACGAAAGCCGCGATCCGGACCTGTTGTACGTCGAAGAAACGGCCAAGAGCATCGCCGCCGTGCTGCGGCCGGGCCAGTTGGTCGTGCTGGAAAGCACCACTTACCCAGGCACGACGCGCGACGTTGTGCTACCGATTCTGGCGAAGAGCGGACTGAAAGTCGGCAAGGATTATTTCCTGGCCTACAGCCCCGAGCGAGAAGATCCGGGCAATCCCGACTACGGCGCCAGCGGCATTCCCAAGGTCGTGGGGGGCATGGACCCGACCAGCGCCAAGCTTACGGAAATGCTCTACAGCCAGGCCGTGGTGCGCATCGTGCCGGTGTCGAGCTGTGAGGTGGCCGAGGCGTGCAAGATTCTCGAGAACACGTACCGAGCCGTGAATATCGCGCTCGTGAACGAGCTGAAAATGCTCTACGACCGCATGGGCATCGATGTGTGGGAAGTCATCGAAGCCGCTAAGACCAAGCCGTTCGGCTTTCAGGCTTTCTATCCGGGGCCGGGACTTGGCGGGCACTGCATTCCGATTGATCCCTTCTATTTAAGCTGGGTCGCGCGCAAGCACGGATTGCCGACGCAGTTCATCGAACTGGCCGGCCAGATCAATACCAGCATGCCGCGCTACGTGATCGATCGCGTTGCACGCGAATTGAACGATCGCGGCAAGCCGGTGAAGGGTAGCAAAATCTGCTTGCTAGGCGTGGCTTACAAAAAGGACGTGGACGATCCCCGCGAAAGCCCCTCGTTCGAATTGATGGACCTGCTGCGCGAACGGGGCGCCGTGCTCAGCTACAACGATCCTCACGTGCCGCGATTGCCGAAGATGCGGCATCGCGAGTCCGAGGATCTCGCCAGTCAGGAACTGACGCCGCAATTCCTTGCCGCGCAGGATTGCGTGCTGATCGCCACGGATCACAGCGATTACAAGTACGACGATATCGTGCGGCACTCGAGCCTGATCATCGACACGCGCAATGCCACAAAGGGCGTCCGCGAAAATCGCGAGAAGATCGTTAAGACTTAG
- a CDS encoding UDP-glucuronic acid decarboxylase family protein gives MSTIKRILVTGGAGFLGSHLCERLVDQGHDVICVDNFFTSQKTNVTHLLPRPNFELVRHDIIHPLFLDVDEIFNLACPAAPGHYQYNPIKTMKTSVMGAINMLGMAKRCRAKILQASTSEVYGDPDVHPQPESYRGNVNPIGPRACYDEGKRAAETLFMDYHRMNKVQIRMVRIFNTYGPGMHPFDGRVVSNFVRQALAGEDITIFGEGDQTRSFCYRDDLIEGILRMMNNSDDFLGPVNLGNPGEFTIKQLAELVIELTGAKSKLVYRPLPADDPTQRKPDITLAKKHLSWEPKIPLREGLTKTIAWFRSIDIQKFRAPTPNY, from the coding sequence GTGTCGACGATCAAGCGGATTCTGGTAACCGGCGGCGCAGGTTTTCTCGGCAGCCATCTGTGTGAAAGGCTGGTCGACCAAGGGCATGACGTCATTTGCGTCGACAATTTCTTCACCAGTCAGAAGACGAACGTCACGCACCTGCTGCCGCGGCCGAACTTCGAGCTCGTGCGGCACGACATCATTCATCCGCTGTTTCTGGACGTCGATGAAATCTTCAACCTGGCCTGCCCCGCCGCGCCAGGACACTATCAATACAACCCCATCAAGACGATGAAAACGTCCGTGATGGGCGCCATCAACATGCTGGGCATGGCTAAGCGCTGCCGGGCGAAAATCCTGCAAGCCTCGACCAGCGAAGTGTACGGCGACCCGGATGTCCATCCGCAGCCCGAGAGCTACCGCGGCAACGTCAACCCGATCGGCCCGCGCGCTTGCTACGACGAAGGAAAGCGGGCGGCCGAGACGTTGTTCATGGACTATCACCGGATGAACAAGGTGCAGATCCGCATGGTCCGCATCTTCAACACCTATGGCCCCGGCATGCACCCGTTCGACGGCCGTGTGGTGTCGAACTTTGTCCGCCAGGCGCTGGCCGGCGAGGACATCACGATCTTCGGCGAAGGAGATCAGACCCGCAGCTTCTGCTATCGCGACGATCTGATCGAAGGCATCCTGCGGATGATGAACAACTCGGACGACTTCCTGGGCCCCGTGAACCTGGGCAACCCCGGCGAGTTCACGATCAAGCAACTGGCGGAACTGGTGATCGAGCTAACCGGCGCGAAGTCGAAGCTGGTTTATCGACCGCTGCCGGCCGACGATCCCACGCAGCGCAAGCCCGATATTACGCTGGCGAAAAAGCACCTCAGCTGGGAACCGAAGATTCCGCTCCGCGAGGGGCTGACCAAGACGATCGCCTGGTTCCGCTCGATCGATATCCAGAAGTTCCGCGCCCCCACGCCGAACTACTAA
- a CDS encoding class I SAM-dependent methyltransferase, whose protein sequence is MAEEMTRESVGVGEHQEWNRIWEGLTDDEQIQYRRTAPVTYRQLYQRCYFEDLWSLLGRKRDARCLEIGAGRGTTSMYLTAEGCDVTMLDLAPQSFVQAERNFRREKLTVPTFVAADATKTGLPSDSYDCIYSIGLLEHFDDPRPLLTETLRLLRPGGLAFHVVVPTVSESRMWLSYALTAPWKLPPRRLKDWVNRVLGRKTKGSTDIMTRTEHDVADYVTWLADFPATDVICIPYNSYHPAVSSRAIERHWALPLYRAHRAVKRLIGRPPWTRTTSSLAMCVLVSFRKAGPST, encoded by the coding sequence ATGGCTGAAGAGATGACTCGCGAGAGCGTGGGCGTCGGCGAACACCAGGAGTGGAACCGCATCTGGGAAGGGCTGACCGACGACGAGCAGATTCAGTATCGCCGGACTGCGCCCGTCACATACCGCCAGCTCTATCAGCGTTGCTATTTCGAGGACCTCTGGTCGTTGCTGGGGAGGAAGCGCGACGCCAGATGCCTGGAGATCGGCGCCGGCCGCGGTACGACCAGCATGTATCTGACGGCCGAGGGGTGCGACGTCACGATGCTCGATCTGGCGCCGCAATCCTTTGTCCAGGCGGAGCGAAACTTTCGCCGCGAGAAGTTGACAGTGCCGACGTTCGTGGCGGCCGACGCCACGAAAACTGGATTGCCGTCCGACTCGTACGATTGCATCTACAGCATCGGGCTGTTGGAGCACTTCGACGATCCACGTCCACTGCTCACCGAGACATTGCGTTTGCTGCGCCCCGGAGGGCTGGCGTTTCACGTGGTGGTACCGACAGTTTCCGAAAGTCGGATGTGGTTGAGCTATGCCCTCACCGCTCCTTGGAAGTTGCCGCCGCGCCGGTTGAAGGATTGGGTCAATCGCGTGCTGGGCCGAAAGACCAAGGGAAGCACGGATATCATGACCCGCACCGAACATGACGTCGCCGACTACGTGACGTGGCTGGCCGACTTCCCGGCAACGGATGTGATCTGTATTCCGTACAACTCGTATCATCCGGCGGTCAGTAGTCGAGCGATCGAGCGCCACTGGGCGTTACCACTTTATCGGGCACACCGTGCAGTAAAACGCCTGATCGGCCGGCCCCCTTGGACACGCACCACCAGCAGCCTGGCAATGTGCGTATTGGTTTCTTTTCGGAAGGCCGGTCCCTCGACCTGA
- a CDS encoding extracellular solute-binding protein: protein MLAVLLVPFVGCAPQQKSETPAARPLAGVELNLLIVDDEALARSVTLLHGQWEEETGSKLHVTQISEPDLAQQSANGKLAGDAVIYAPRLLGTLATAGAIQPIAASSLQDPELDWADVFELIKTREVTWGIDVDAIPLGSPVLLCCYREDLLRESGLKPPRTWQEYQEVAAKMAVPSGRPATENADGGTADGEKSGNWSGTIEPLSRGWAGLTLLARAAAYARHANHYSTLFNMQTMEPLVASPPFVRALEELRAANRLSSGASQKASPTDAWQALITNRTGMALCWPNTAAPASGGNEPERSADVLEIGCVEIPGAVDVYNASSTAWERRAGGAARVPVLGMAGRMGSILKNSKYPQAAFKLLAWLASHKWNERAVASSAGTAPFRTSQAASPEAWSRGLRVGEAKQYGAAVAATLSSPDCLVVPRIPGAARYLQALDDAVQLALEEQASPDEALRSAAEQFRAITAELGLERQRDAYQRSLGL, encoded by the coding sequence GTGCTGGCCGTTCTCCTGGTGCCGTTTGTCGGGTGCGCACCGCAGCAAAAGTCCGAAACGCCGGCCGCGCGTCCTTTGGCCGGCGTGGAACTCAACTTATTGATCGTCGACGACGAAGCCCTCGCCCGATCGGTGACGCTGCTGCATGGCCAGTGGGAAGAGGAGACGGGCAGCAAGTTGCACGTCACCCAAATCTCCGAGCCTGACCTCGCACAGCAGTCGGCCAACGGAAAGCTGGCAGGCGACGCGGTCATTTACGCCCCGCGGTTACTGGGCACCCTGGCCACGGCGGGCGCGATTCAACCCATCGCGGCATCGTCGCTGCAAGACCCAGAACTGGATTGGGCGGATGTCTTTGAACTCATCAAGACGCGCGAAGTGACCTGGGGCATCGACGTCGATGCCATTCCTCTCGGTTCGCCGGTGTTGCTGTGCTGCTATCGCGAGGATCTCTTGCGCGAGAGCGGATTGAAGCCGCCGCGCACCTGGCAAGAGTATCAGGAAGTCGCCGCGAAGATGGCCGTGCCCTCCGGTCGTCCTGCCACTGAAAATGCCGATGGTGGCACGGCTGACGGTGAGAAAAGTGGGAACTGGTCGGGAACCATCGAGCCGCTGTCGCGCGGCTGGGCGGGGCTGACGTTGCTGGCCCGGGCGGCCGCGTATGCCCGACATGCGAATCATTATTCGACGCTGTTCAATATGCAGACGATGGAGCCGCTCGTGGCTTCGCCTCCCTTCGTCCGCGCGCTCGAAGAACTGCGGGCGGCGAACCGGCTTTCCAGCGGCGCCTCGCAGAAGGCCAGCCCCACCGACGCGTGGCAGGCGCTTATCACGAATCGAACCGGCATGGCGCTTTGCTGGCCGAACACCGCGGCGCCGGCGAGTGGTGGCAACGAGCCCGAGCGATCCGCCGACGTTCTCGAAATCGGCTGCGTCGAGATCCCCGGTGCGGTGGACGTGTACAACGCCAGTTCCACGGCCTGGGAACGCCGGGCCGGCGGCGCCGCGAGGGTGCCGGTGCTGGGAATGGCCGGCCGGATGGGTTCGATCCTGAAGAATTCGAAGTACCCACAGGCGGCGTTCAAACTGTTGGCCTGGTTAGCGAGTCACAAGTGGAACGAGCGTGCCGTCGCCAGCAGCGCCGGCACGGCACCATTTCGCACTTCGCAGGCCGCTTCGCCCGAGGCCTGGTCGCGCGGTTTACGTGTGGGCGAGGCGAAGCAATACGGCGCTGCCGTGGCCGCGACTCTTTCGTCGCCAGACTGCCTGGTGGTGCCGCGTATCCCCGGCGCCGCACGTTATCTGCAGGCTTTGGATGACGCGGTTCAGCTCGCGCTCGAAGAGCAGGCGTCGCCTGACGAGGCGCTGCGGTCGGCGGCCGAACAATTTCGCGCGATCACCGCCGAACTTGGTCTCGAACGCCAGCGGGATGCCTATCAGCGTTCGCTGGGCTTGTGA
- a CDS encoding FAD-dependent oxidoreductase → MKLLIVGGVAGGASAAARARRLSEDAQIVLIERGPDVSFANCGLPYFIGGEIAERDKLLVVTPELLRTRFKLDVRARSSVESIDRVGKTIRIRDLASEREYDETYDKLILAPGAAPIRPPLSGIDLPGIFTLRNLEDTDRIVKTIGQGVRQAVVVGGGFIGLELVENLVRRGIQTTMVERNHQVLPPFDQEMTTPIAEQLINHGVSLLLGQTAEALEQTDDGLMVRLTSGQNLYAQLVVFGVGVRPENQLAVDAGLEVGPRGGIRVNDHLQTTDPDIYAVGDAIEVKDFVTGEPTQVPLAGPANRQGRIAADNVFGRTVSYRGTQGTAIVRVFNLTAAMTGASEKTLRRINRPYRKVYVHPMHHAGYYPGAEAMTLKVLFDPQKGKILGAQAVGGAGVDKRIDVLAVALQAGLTVFDLEEMELAYSPQYGSAKDPINMAGFVASGLLRGEHPQVDAEALPTNRNEQPPFLVDVRTAKEFAAGHIPDAVNFPVDEIRQRLDELPRDRTIAAYCQVGQRGYLATRILRQNGFDAVNVGGGYKTYSLFHAKRNPEETTK, encoded by the coding sequence ATGAAATTGCTCATCGTCGGTGGCGTAGCGGGAGGTGCCTCGGCAGCAGCCCGCGCGCGCCGCCTATCAGAGGACGCCCAGATTGTTTTGATTGAGCGAGGCCCAGACGTGTCGTTCGCAAATTGCGGACTTCCCTATTTTATCGGCGGCGAAATTGCCGAACGAGACAAACTGCTCGTCGTCACACCTGAACTGTTACGGACTCGATTCAAGCTGGATGTACGAGCCCGTTCATCAGTCGAATCGATTGATCGCGTCGGAAAAACGATTCGAATTCGTGATCTTGCTTCGGAACGAGAATATGACGAAACGTACGACAAGCTGATTCTCGCGCCCGGAGCGGCGCCTATTCGGCCTCCGCTGTCCGGCATCGACTTGCCTGGAATCTTTACGCTGCGAAATCTGGAAGACACGGATCGCATCGTGAAGACGATCGGACAGGGCGTGCGGCAGGCGGTCGTGGTCGGAGGAGGGTTCATTGGACTTGAGTTGGTTGAAAATCTCGTTCGTCGGGGTATTCAGACCACTATGGTCGAGCGAAACCATCAGGTGCTCCCGCCATTCGATCAAGAGATGACCACCCCCATAGCCGAACAACTTATCAATCACGGCGTCTCCTTGCTGCTCGGACAGACTGCGGAAGCATTGGAGCAAACCGATGACGGACTCATGGTCCGATTAACTTCGGGCCAGAATCTATACGCTCAATTGGTCGTCTTTGGAGTAGGTGTGCGACCTGAAAACCAACTGGCGGTTGATGCAGGGCTGGAGGTTGGCCCTCGTGGTGGCATTCGAGTCAACGATCATCTTCAGACCACCGATCCCGATATCTACGCAGTCGGAGATGCCATCGAAGTTAAGGATTTCGTGACGGGGGAGCCGACTCAAGTTCCTTTAGCCGGTCCAGCAAACCGCCAAGGACGCATCGCCGCAGATAACGTCTTTGGGCGAACGGTTAGCTATCGTGGCACTCAAGGCACTGCGATTGTCCGAGTCTTCAATCTTACTGCGGCGATGACGGGAGCATCGGAGAAAACACTAAGGCGAATTAATCGCCCATACCGCAAGGTCTATGTTCACCCGATGCACCATGCCGGTTACTACCCCGGTGCGGAGGCGATGACGCTCAAGGTGTTGTTCGATCCGCAAAAAGGCAAAATACTTGGAGCCCAGGCGGTAGGCGGGGCAGGTGTGGACAAGCGAATTGACGTACTGGCTGTGGCGCTCCAAGCTGGCCTGACGGTCTTCGACCTGGAAGAGATGGAGCTTGCCTACTCGCCACAATACGGTTCGGCAAAAGACCCAATCAACATGGCGGGCTTTGTGGCTAGTGGACTGCTGCGCGGTGAACATCCGCAGGTCGATGCCGAAGCATTGCCGACCAATCGAAACGAACAGCCTCCATTCTTAGTTGATGTGCGAACGGCCAAAGAGTTCGCCGCCGGGCACATTCCCGATGCGGTCAATTTTCCGGTAGATGAAATACGGCAACGCTTAGATGAGCTTCCGCGTGACCGAACGATTGCTGCTTATTGCCAGGTGGGGCAACGAGGTTATTTGGCGACCCGGATTTTACGACAGAACGGATTCGATGCGGTCAATGTCGGTGGCGGGTACAAGACGTACAGCCTGTTTCACGCTAAGCGCAATCCCGAAGAGACCACCAAGTAA
- the hisN gene encoding histidinol-phosphatase — MNQHFADRLEVARRIAREAGDITLRYFGQDNFQVEWKPDASPVTVADREAEKHLRLRIAEAFPQDAILGEELGEQPGSSGFRWILDPIDGTKSFIYGVPLYGTLIGVEFEERSVVGVIHIPGLDETVYAASGGGAWFCRGAASPRRTHVSKTKSLGEGLFCTSDVKGFGERGSAPAYERLQAAARFCRTWGDCYGYLLIATGRADLMVDPRMHIWDCAALQPVIEEAGGTFTDWNGKATIYGFEGVATNGLVLEETLALLRE; from the coding sequence ATGAATCAACATTTTGCCGACCGATTGGAAGTAGCCCGCCGGATCGCTCGCGAGGCGGGCGATATCACGCTGCGTTACTTCGGCCAAGATAATTTTCAGGTCGAGTGGAAGCCCGACGCCTCGCCCGTGACGGTGGCCGATCGCGAGGCGGAAAAGCATCTGCGCCTGCGGATTGCTGAGGCTTTCCCGCAAGACGCCATCCTGGGTGAAGAGCTGGGTGAGCAGCCCGGGTCATCTGGGTTTCGATGGATTCTGGATCCCATCGACGGCACGAAATCGTTTATCTACGGCGTGCCGCTGTATGGCACGTTGATCGGCGTCGAATTCGAAGAGCGCAGCGTCGTCGGGGTGATTCACATTCCCGGCCTGGACGAGACGGTTTATGCCGCGTCCGGCGGGGGAGCCTGGTTTTGTCGCGGCGCAGCTTCGCCTCGGCGAACGCACGTTTCGAAAACCAAATCGCTGGGCGAAGGGCTGTTCTGCACGTCGGACGTCAAAGGTTTCGGCGAGCGCGGTTCTGCGCCCGCGTACGAACGCTTGCAAGCCGCTGCGAGATTCTGCCGAACCTGGGGCGATTGCTACGGCTACCTATTGATCGCGACCGGCCGGGCCGATCTGATGGTCGACCCGCGGATGCACATCTGGGATTGCGCCGCATTGCAGCCAGTTATCGAAGAGGCCGGCGGCACGTTCACGGACTGGAACGGCAAAGCCACGATCTATGGCTTCGAAGGCGTCGCGACCAATGGACTCGTGCTGGAAGAAACGCTGGCGCTATTGCGCGAGTAA
- a CDS encoding amino acid ABC transporter ATP-binding protein, translating to MNASVNPLISVVGLSKRFGERSVLDDVHLSIGRNETVAVIGPSGGGKSTLLRSINALNYWDAGEIRVGPYTLQAEMVARRDGSAVRQVRRLLGMIFQDFQLFPHFTAADNVAEAPRQVLKLSREAARARAGELLERVGLSAHADNYPHQLSGGQKQRVAIARALAMQPHGLLCDEITSALDPELKHEVLDVVADLKRDGMALLMVTHEIGFARRAADRVVVLADGRIIEEGPPAQVLDSPRHERTRQFLANVLA from the coding sequence ATGAACGCATCCGTAAACCCGCTGATTTCCGTCGTCGGCCTGTCGAAACGTTTCGGCGAGCGGTCGGTGCTGGATGACGTGCATTTATCGATCGGGCGAAACGAGACCGTGGCCGTGATCGGGCCCAGCGGCGGTGGTAAGTCCACGCTGTTGCGTTCGATCAATGCCTTGAACTATTGGGACGCGGGAGAAATTCGCGTCGGTCCGTACACGTTGCAGGCCGAAATGGTCGCGCGACGCGACGGTTCGGCAGTGCGCCAGGTGCGCCGGCTGCTGGGGATGATCTTCCAGGATTTTCAACTCTTTCCGCACTTTACCGCGGCCGACAACGTGGCCGAGGCGCCCCGCCAGGTGCTAAAACTTTCGCGCGAAGCAGCCCGGGCCCGGGCCGGCGAACTTTTGGAGCGAGTCGGGCTGAGCGCCCACGCGGACAATTACCCCCATCAGCTTTCCGGCGGACAGAAGCAACGCGTGGCCATCGCCCGAGCCTTGGCGATGCAGCCGCATGGGCTGTTGTGCGACGAGATCACAAGCGCGCTCGACCCGGAGCTGAAGCACGAGGTCTTGGACGTGGTGGCTGATCTAAAGCGCGACGGAATGGCTCTCTTGATGGTAACGCATGAAATCGGCTTCGCCCGGCGCGCGGCCGACCGCGTCGTGGTGCTGGCCGACGGCCGGATCATCGAAGAAGGCCCGCCGGCCCAGGTTCTGGATTCGCCCCGTCACGAACGTACGCGGCAGTTTTTAGCGAACGTGTTGGCCTAG